The sequence TGACTCCGGCCCCGGCGCTTGTTCTTAAGGATGGCGATATTTTCATGACCTTGGGAACGCCGGGCGGTGATGTGCAGCCTCAGGCGATGCTTCAGGTTTTTCTGAACGTTATCGAGTTTGGGATGCTTCCCCAGATGGCGGTCGAGGCTCCTCGGGTGGCGACGTATAATTTTCCCAATACGTTTTGGCCGCATCAATACAACCCGGGCAGAACGGTGGTCGAGGAGCGCATTGAGCGCGAGGGGGGGCAAGGGCTTCGAGAGCGAGGCTACAAGCTCGATGTGTTGCCCGACTATAGTCGCCAGCTTGGAAGCGTTTGCTGCATCGTGAAGGACCCAAAGGAGGGCGTCCTTTTAGGTGGCGCCGATGCACGAAGAGCCTCAAGTGCGGCGGGGTGGTAGTGCAATTTACCCGCTTAATATGATTCATGCCGATTATTTTTTATTCAACCTGATTCAATGTAGGGGAGTGTGAAATGAGTAAACTGGAAAAAAATTCGATTGGTCTCGCTATTGTTGGTTGTGGAAGAGTAGGCGCTATTCGCGGCAGGTGCGCCAGGGAGTATCCCGGAACCGAGTGGATAGGTCTTTGCGATATAGACGAGAAAAAAGGAAAGAAACTCGCCGAGGATCTGGATGCCGATTTTTTCACGACGGATTACCGGAAATTATTGAAGCGCCCGGAAGTCAACGCATCTGTTCTCGCCACGGACGAGGAATGGCATGCCCGCACACTTTTCGCCTCAATTGAGGGTGGGCACAAGATTCTGGTTGAGAAGCCTCTGGCAACGAACCTTGTCGAATCGGCCAAGGTGATTGCGGACGCAGAGGCAGCGGGCGCGGAGATTTTGGTGGGCTACACCCAGCGTTTTCGCCGTCGTTGGCTAACGGCGCGCGAGCATATTCGCCTGGGTCGCCTTGGTGATATCACCACTGCCTCGACACGGGCTTTCGTCAACCAGATGGTTGGAATCACGCGCCTTGCCGGGAACGAGGACCGCTCGCTGCTCAGCCCGATGGTCATCTCGGGCACCCACGCACTCGATGCCTCGCTGTTCATGCTCGGCGACACGAAAAAACCGGTCGAGGTCATCTCGCGCGCAGTGACGAGAACGATGGCGGGGGTAGGCACTCAGGACGCTACCTTCAACATTTTTACCTTTGATGACGGAAGCATCTGGAGCATGGATTGCAGCTGGGGAATGCCGGTCAATTGGCCTGCCTCAACCTACTCGCTCACGGTGGGCTTTATCGGGACCGAGGGGGCGCTGACTATTGACGACACCCACGCCGATATGGTCATGGCCACGGCGGAACCCCTTCCCTCGCATCGGGGCGATGGGCGCCATGTTAATTTTCTCGGGAGTTACCCGGCGGGCGATATGTCGGATGGCGATTTTTGGGGTCCGATGCGCGATGAGTCAAACTCCTGGTTGGCCCATATCTACACCGGCGTGAAAACGCCGCACGCAACTGGGGCCGAGGGCCAGCGTAATCTCATGCTCACCATGGCCTGTGATTTGGCGGCCAAGCGTAAAAAACCGGTTGAACTGCCCATGGCGCCAGAGGATATCCACGCAGAGCTGACCGCCTAGGTTTTAGGGTGTCGCGTTAGTTATAGATGAGTATTCGGAG is a genomic window of Nitrospinaceae bacterium containing:
- a CDS encoding Gfo/Idh/MocA family oxidoreductase; the encoded protein is MSKLEKNSIGLAIVGCGRVGAIRGRCAREYPGTEWIGLCDIDEKKGKKLAEDLDADFFTTDYRKLLKRPEVNASVLATDEEWHARTLFASIEGGHKILVEKPLATNLVESAKVIADAEAAGAEILVGYTQRFRRRWLTAREHIRLGRLGDITTASTRAFVNQMVGITRLAGNEDRSLLSPMVISGTHALDASLFMLGDTKKPVEVISRAVTRTMAGVGTQDATFNIFTFDDGSIWSMDCSWGMPVNWPASTYSLTVGFIGTEGALTIDDTHADMVMATAEPLPSHRGDGRHVNFLGSYPAGDMSDGDFWGPMRDESNSWLAHIYTGVKTPHATGAEGQRNLMLTMACDLAAKRKKPVELPMAPEDIHAELTA